One Onychostoma macrolepis isolate SWU-2019 chromosome 10, ASM1243209v1, whole genome shotgun sequence genomic region harbors:
- the LOC131547988 gene encoding CD209 antigen-like protein C has protein sequence MSKHVNYGMDKDSIMDSEDRIEKMVDIYVSAEAVRDMKHKKDKEDFDIQTPQHTGSDSVKVRNYRAAVVCLVLLCVLLLTAVIVLCVTLTQERQQFISKNENLTNERDQLRNQLHTYARWTCYKSTYYYMSSEKMNWTESRRYCTERGADLIIINNSEEEEFVKSIYGDAAVYIGLTDSDQEGSWKWVDGTLASGFSSWVVGEPNVDNRVDEDCAVAAAKSAEWPNLVGWLDVACNRTFQWICEKRTSQFMLP, from the exons ATGTCTAAGCATGTGAATTATGGTATGGATAAAGATTCGATTATGGACTCAGAAGACAGAATAGAGAAGATGGTTGATATCTATGTGAGTGCCGAGGCTGTAAGAGATATGAAACATAAGAAAGACAAAGAGGACTTCGACATCCAAACACCTCAACACACAG GAAGTGATTCAGTGAAGGTCAGAAACTACAGAGCAGCTGTAGTGTGTTTGGTTCTGCTGTGTGTTCTTCTGCTGACTGCAGTCATAGTGCTGTGTGTCACACTCACTCAAGAGAGACAACAGTTCATATCCAAGAATGAAAACCTGACCAATGAGAGAGACCAGCTGAGAAATCAACTTCATACTTATG CTAGATGGACTTGCTATAAATCCACTTATTACTACATGTCCAGTGAGAAGATGAACTGGACTGAGAGCAGAAGATACTGTACAGAGAGAGGAGCAGATCTGATCATCATAAACAACAGTGAGGAAGAA GAATTTGTAAAAAGCATTTATGGTGATGCTGCAGTCTATATTGGTCTGACTGACAGTGATCAGGAGGGCAGCTGGAAATGGGTTGATGGCACACTGGCCTCTGG TTTCAGCTCGTGGGTGGTTGGAGAGCCAAATGTAGACAACAGAGTAGACGAGGACTGTGCTGTGGCTGCGGCTAAATCGGCTGAGTGGCCTAATTTAGTAGGGTGGCTTGATGTTGCATGTAATAGAACTTTTCAATGGATCTGTGAGAAGAGGACTTCGCAGTTCATGCTTCCATAG